The Pan paniscus chromosome 3, NHGRI_mPanPan1-v2.0_pri, whole genome shotgun sequence genome includes a window with the following:
- the LOC129394276 gene encoding histone-lysine N-methyltransferase PRDM7-like, whose translation MCQNFFIDSCAAHGPPTFVKDSAVDKGHPNRSALSLPPGLRIGPSGIPQAGLGVWNEASDLPLGLHSGPCEGRITEDEEAANSGYSWLITKGRNCYEYVDGKDKSWANWMRYENCARDDEEQNLVAFQYHRQSFYRTCRVIRPGCELLVWSGDKYGQELGIRSSIEPAESLGQAVNCWSGMGMSMARNWASSGASSGRKSSWQGEVGITITLLKGQERKNYPREFS comes from the exons ATGTGTCAGAACTTCTTCATTGACAGCTGTGCTGCTCATGGGCCCCCTACATTTGTAAAGGACAGTGCAGTGGACAAGGGGCATCCCAACCGTTCAGCCCTCAGTCTGCCCCCAGGGCTGAGAATTGGGCCATCAGGCATCCCTCAGGCTGGGCTTGGAGTATGGAACGAGGCATCTGATCTGCCACTGGGTCTGCACTCTGGCCCCTGTGAGGGCCGAATTACAGAAGACGAAGAGGCAGCCAACAGTGGATATTCCTGGCTA ATCACCAAGGGGAGAAACTGCTATGAGTATGTGGATGGAAAAGATAAATCCTGGGCCAACTGGATGAG GTATGAGAACTGTGCCCGGGATGATGAAGAGCAGAACCTGGTGGCCTTCCAGTACCACAGGCAGAGCTTCTATAGAACCTGCCGAGTCATTAGGCCAGGCTGTGAACTGCTGGTCTGGTCTGGGGATAAGTATGGCCAGGAACTGGGCATCAGATCTTCTATAGAACCTGCCGAGTCATTAGGCCAGGCTGTGAACTGCTGGTCTGGTATGGGGATGAGTATGGCCAGGAACTGGGCATCAAGTGGggcatcaagtggaagaaagagctcATGGCAGGGAGAGGTAGGCATCACTATTACTCTTTTAAaaggacaggaaagaaagaattatccTAGAGAATTTTCATGA